The following are encoded in a window of Bos indicus isolate NIAB-ARS_2022 breed Sahiwal x Tharparkar chromosome 7, NIAB-ARS_B.indTharparkar_mat_pri_1.0, whole genome shotgun sequence genomic DNA:
- the NOP16 gene encoding nucleolar protein 16, which produces MPKAKGKTRRQKFGYNVNRKRLNRNARRKAAPRIECSHIRHAWDQTKSVRQNLAEMGLAMDPNRAVPLLKRKVKAMEVDVEERPKELVRKPYVLNDLEAEASLPEKKGNTLSRDLIDYVRYMVENHGENYKAMARDEKNYYQDTPKQIRNKINVYKRFYPAEWQAFTDSLQKNKMEVE; this is translated from the exons ATGCCCAAAGCCAAGGGAAAGACTCGGAGGCAGAAGTTCGGTTATAATGTTAACCGGAAGCGTCTGAACCGGAATGCTCGACGGAAGGCAGCGCCGCGGATCGAATG CTCACACATCCGACATGCCTGGGACCAGACCAAATCGGTGCGGCAGAACCTGGCCGAGATGGGTTTGGCTATGGACCCCAACAGGGCAGTGCCCCTTCTTAAGAGAAAG GTAAAAGCCATGGAAGTGGATGTAGAAGAGAGGCCTAAGGAGCTTGTGCGGAAGCCTTATGTGCTTAATG ACCTGGAGGCAGAAGCCAGCCTTccggaaaagaaaggaaatacactGTCACGAGATCTCATTGACTATGTTCGCTACATGGTGGAGAACCATGGGGAAAACTATAAG GCTATGGCCCGGGATGAGAAGAATTACTATCAAGATACCCCAAAACAGATTCGGAATAAGATCAATGTCTACAAGCGCTTTTACCCAGCAGAGTGGCAAGCCTTCACTGATTctttgcaaaagaataaaatggaggTTGAGTGA
- the HIGD2A gene encoding HIG1 domain family member 2A, mitochondrial encodes METPGRVTPEAPFEPSQPPVIEGFSPSVYSTSESFKEKFIRKTRENPLVPIGCLGTAAALTYGLYCFHRGQSQRSQLMMRTRIAAQGFTIVAILVGLAASTLKSRP; translated from the exons ATGGAGACTCCTGGCCGTGTCACTCCGGAGGCACCCTTTGAACCATCGCAGCCCCCAGTCATTGAAGGCTTTAGCCCCAGTGTATACAGCACTTCGGAAAGCTTCAAGGAAAAGTTTATTCGCAAGACCCGCGAGAACCCATTGGTACCCATAG GCTGCCTGGGCACTGCGGCCGCCCTTACCTATGGTCTCTACTGCTTCCACCGGGGACAGAGCCAGCGCTCCCAGCTCATGATGCGTACCCGGATCGCCGCCCAGGGCTTCACGATCGTTGCCATCTTGGTGGGTCTGGCTGCATCCACTCTGAAATCTCGACCTTGA
- the CLTB gene encoding clathrin light chain B isoform X2, producing MADDFGFFSSSESGAPEAAEEDPAAAFLAQQESEIAGIENDEGFGAPAGSQGGLAQPGPASGASEDMGATVNGDVFQEANGPADGYAAIAQADRLTQEPESIRKWREEQRKRLQELDAASKVMEQEWREKAKKDLEEWNQRQSEQVEKNKINNRASEEAFVKESKEETPGTEWEKVAQLCDFNPKSSKQCKDVSRLRSVLMSLKQTPLSR from the exons ATGGCTGATGACTTTGGCTTCTTCTCGTCGTCTGAGAGCGGGGCCCCCGAAGCGGCCGAGGAGGACCCGGCGGCTGCCTTCTTGGCCCAGCAGGAGAGTGAGATTGCGGGCATAGAGAATGACGAGGGTTTCGGGGCACCTGCCGGCAGCCAGGGGGGCCTCGCGCAGCCGGGACCCGCCAGTGGGG CTTCTGAGGACATGGGGGCCACGGTCAATGGAGATGTGTTTCAG GAGGCCAACGGTCCCGCGGATGGCTATGCTGCAATCGCCCAGGCGGACAGGCTGACGCAGGAACCCGAGAGCATCCGCAAATGGAGAGAGGAGCAGCGGAAACGGCTGCAGGAGCTGG ATGCTGCCTCCAAAGTGATGGAGCAGGAGTGGCGGGAGAAGGCCAAGAAGGACCTGGAGGAATGGAACCAGCGCCAGAGTGAACAAGTTGAGAAGAACAAGATCAACAACCG GGCATCTGAGGAGGCTTTTGTGAAGGAATCCAAGGAGGAGACCCCGGGCACAGAGTGGGAGAAGGTGgcccagctgtgtgacttcaacCCCAAGAGCAGCAAGCAGTGCAAAGACGTGTCCCGCCTGCGCTCGGTGCTCATGTCCCTGAAGCAGACACCGCTGTCCCGCTAG
- the CLTB gene encoding clathrin light chain B isoform X1 produces the protein MADDFGFFSSSESGAPEAAEEDPAAAFLAQQESEIAGIENDEGFGAPAGSQGGLAQPGPASGASEDMGATVNGDVFQEANGPADGYAAIAQADRLTQEPESIRKWREEQRKRLQELDAASKVMEQEWREKAKKDLEEWNQRQSEQVEKNKINNRIADKAFYQQPDADIIGYVASEEAFVKESKEETPGTEWEKVAQLCDFNPKSSKQCKDVSRLRSVLMSLKQTPLSR, from the exons ATGGCTGATGACTTTGGCTTCTTCTCGTCGTCTGAGAGCGGGGCCCCCGAAGCGGCCGAGGAGGACCCGGCGGCTGCCTTCTTGGCCCAGCAGGAGAGTGAGATTGCGGGCATAGAGAATGACGAGGGTTTCGGGGCACCTGCCGGCAGCCAGGGGGGCCTCGCGCAGCCGGGACCCGCCAGTGGGG CTTCTGAGGACATGGGGGCCACGGTCAATGGAGATGTGTTTCAG GAGGCCAACGGTCCCGCGGATGGCTATGCTGCAATCGCCCAGGCGGACAGGCTGACGCAGGAACCCGAGAGCATCCGCAAATGGAGAGAGGAGCAGCGGAAACGGCTGCAGGAGCTGG ATGCTGCCTCCAAAGTGATGGAGCAGGAGTGGCGGGAGAAGGCCAAGAAGGACCTGGAGGAATGGAACCAGCGCCAGAGTGAACAAGTTGAGAAGAACAAGATCAACAACCG GATCGCTGACAAAGCATTCTACCAGCAGCCAGATGCTGATATCATCGGCTACGT GGCATCTGAGGAGGCTTTTGTGAAGGAATCCAAGGAGGAGACCCCGGGCACAGAGTGGGAGAAGGTGgcccagctgtgtgacttcaacCCCAAGAGCAGCAAGCAGTGCAAAGACGTGTCCCGCCTGCGCTCGGTGCTCATGTCCCTGAAGCAGACACCGCTGTCCCGCTAG
- the CLTB gene encoding clathrin light chain B isoform X3: protein MADDFGFFSSSESGAPEAAEEDPAAAFLAQQESEIAGIENDEGFGAPAGSQGGLAQPGPASGASEDMGATVNGDVFQEANGPADGYAAIAQADRLTQEPESIRKWREEQRKRLQELDAASKVMEQEWREKAKKDLEEWNQRQSEQVEKNKINNRIADKAFYQQPDADIIGYVKGVLSIFETDLPNPSRDKERMLSIPR from the exons ATGGCTGATGACTTTGGCTTCTTCTCGTCGTCTGAGAGCGGGGCCCCCGAAGCGGCCGAGGAGGACCCGGCGGCTGCCTTCTTGGCCCAGCAGGAGAGTGAGATTGCGGGCATAGAGAATGACGAGGGTTTCGGGGCACCTGCCGGCAGCCAGGGGGGCCTCGCGCAGCCGGGACCCGCCAGTGGGG CTTCTGAGGACATGGGGGCCACGGTCAATGGAGATGTGTTTCAG GAGGCCAACGGTCCCGCGGATGGCTATGCTGCAATCGCCCAGGCGGACAGGCTGACGCAGGAACCCGAGAGCATCCGCAAATGGAGAGAGGAGCAGCGGAAACGGCTGCAGGAGCTGG ATGCTGCCTCCAAAGTGATGGAGCAGGAGTGGCGGGAGAAGGCCAAGAAGGACCTGGAGGAATGGAACCAGCGCCAGAGTGAACAAGTTGAGAAGAACAAGATCAACAACCG GATCGCTGACAAAGCATTCTACCAGCAGCCAGATGCTGATATCATCGGCTACGT CAAAGGTGTACTGAGCATCTTTGAGACAGATTTGCCAAATCCAAGCAGAGACAAGGAAAGAATGCTGTCCATCCCCAGGTGA